From Streptomyces sp. TLI_053, a single genomic window includes:
- a CDS encoding amino acid transporter: MASSATNGSVGRGSRFRAWLLEGLSDRAKQHPGPHAQAPAEQARPWWRVMCLTGLDYFSTLGYQPGIAALAAGLLSPVATVVLVVVTLCGALPVYRRVARESPHGEGSIAMLERLLSFWQGKLFVLALLGFAATDFMITITLSAADATAHLVENPHLHSALTGKQVLITLVMIALLGGVFLKGFSEAIGLAVVLVAIYLGLNVVVVVNGFYHVLSSPGVVSDWADALTAEHGNVVAMIGVALVTFPKLALGLSGFETGVAVMPHIEGDPDDTEEKPTGRIRGARKLLTTAALIMSVFLITTSFITTLLIPKEAFEKGGEANGRALAYLAHEYLGNTFGSVYDLSTIAILWFAGASAMAGMLNLLPRYLPRYGMAPHWAKAVRPMVIVLTLIAFLVTWLFDASVDAQGGAYATGVLVLISSAAIAVTIAARAARQTGWTIGFAIIAAVFLYTTALNIAERPDGVKIGACFIAAIVIVSLLSRLKRAFELRVTDIVFDEAAERFVRDYTHRPLRLIANEPNSRDLVEYQEKKRQIRADNDIPVEDDLVFVEVTVKDPSEFEAVLTVHGEVLHDRYRVLTLESSSVPNALAALLLTVRDRTGQQPHIYFEWTEGNPFAQFLRFFLFGQGEVAPVTREVLREAEPDRTLRPRVHVG, from the coding sequence GTGGCTTCCTCGGCAACGAACGGCTCCGTCGGACGCGGGTCACGCTTCCGCGCCTGGCTGCTGGAGGGCCTGTCCGACCGGGCCAAGCAGCACCCCGGCCCGCACGCCCAGGCCCCCGCCGAACAGGCCCGCCCCTGGTGGCGGGTGATGTGCCTGACCGGCCTCGACTACTTCTCCACCCTGGGCTACCAGCCCGGCATCGCCGCCCTGGCGGCCGGTCTGCTCTCCCCGGTGGCGACCGTCGTCCTCGTCGTCGTCACCCTCTGCGGCGCCCTGCCCGTCTACCGCCGGGTGGCCCGGGAGAGCCCGCACGGCGAGGGATCGATCGCGATGCTGGAACGCCTGCTGTCGTTCTGGCAGGGCAAACTGTTCGTCCTCGCGCTGCTCGGCTTCGCGGCCACGGACTTCATGATCACCATCACCCTGTCGGCCGCCGACGCCACCGCCCACCTGGTCGAGAACCCGCATCTGCACAGCGCCCTGACCGGCAAGCAGGTCCTCATCACCCTGGTGATGATCGCGCTGCTCGGCGGGGTCTTCCTCAAGGGCTTCAGCGAGGCGATCGGGCTGGCCGTCGTCCTGGTCGCGATCTACCTCGGGCTCAACGTGGTCGTCGTCGTGAACGGCTTCTACCACGTGCTCAGCTCCCCGGGAGTGGTGAGCGACTGGGCGGACGCGCTCACCGCGGAGCACGGCAACGTCGTCGCCATGATCGGCGTCGCCCTGGTGACCTTCCCCAAACTCGCCCTCGGCCTCTCCGGCTTCGAGACCGGCGTCGCCGTCATGCCGCACATCGAGGGCGACCCGGACGACACCGAGGAGAAGCCCACCGGCCGGATCCGCGGCGCCCGCAAGCTGCTCACCACCGCCGCGCTGATCATGAGCGTGTTCCTGATCACCACCAGTTTCATCACCACCCTGCTGATCCCGAAGGAAGCCTTCGAGAAGGGCGGGGAGGCCAACGGGCGCGCGCTCGCCTACCTGGCCCACGAGTACCTCGGCAACACCTTCGGCAGCGTCTACGACCTGTCCACCATCGCGATCCTCTGGTTCGCCGGAGCCTCCGCCATGGCCGGCATGCTCAACCTGCTGCCCCGCTACCTGCCCCGCTACGGCATGGCGCCGCACTGGGCGAAGGCGGTCCGGCCGATGGTCATCGTGCTCACCCTGATCGCCTTCCTGGTCACCTGGCTCTTCGACGCCAGCGTGGACGCCCAGGGCGGCGCCTACGCCACCGGTGTCCTGGTGCTGATCAGCTCCGCCGCGATCGCCGTCACCATCGCCGCCCGCGCCGCCCGCCAGACCGGCTGGACCATCGGCTTCGCGATCATCGCGGCCGTCTTCCTCTACACCACGGCCCTCAACATCGCCGAACGCCCCGACGGCGTGAAGATCGGCGCCTGCTTCATCGCGGCCATCGTGATCGTCTCCCTGCTCTCCCGGCTCAAGCGCGCCTTCGAACTCCGGGTCACCGACATCGTCTTCGACGAGGCCGCCGAGCGCTTCGTGCGCGACTACACCCACCGGCCGCTGCGCCTGATCGCCAACGAGCCGAACAGCCGCGACCTCGTCGAGTACCAGGAGAAGAAGCGCCAGATCCGCGCGGACAACGACATCCCGGTCGAGGACGACCTGGTCTTCGTCGAGGTGACGGTCAAGGACCCCTCGGAGTTCGAGGCGGTGCTCACCGTGCACGGCGAGGTGCTGCACGACCGCTACCGGGTGCTCACGCTGGAGAGCTCCAGCGTCCCCAACGCGTTGGCCGCGCTGCTGCTCACGGTCCGGGACCGCACCGGGCAGCAGCCGCACATCTACTTCGAGTGGACGGAGGGCAATCCGTTCGCGCAGTTCCTGCGGTTCTTCCTGTTCGGGCAGGGCGAGGTCGCGCCGGTGACCCGCGAGGTGCTGCGGGAGGCGGAGCCGGACCGTACGCTGCGGCCGCGCGTCCACGTGGGCTGA
- a CDS encoding M64 family metallopeptidase encodes MRNRRFGSIVLTGALALAALGTAPAAVAGPVAPAGPAAVEGPVVVGGPAAVEGPSVAAATDGSRHRVEVFAEDGSIGRATVPAASPYLTGDRPGLAPAAGDGEVTPILRSGDSAAKVDVVVIGDGYTAAEQEKFRADATAKWQELSAVEPYAAYRNLFNVWAVATVSAESGITGDPDRATVRNTALGSYFWCEDIERLLCVDTKAVETYAVKAPQADLVLVVANTAKYGGAGYNVASPLGYDGIATVAGGNPKAGQIAVHETGHSLGKLADEYFYDGSDTYPAEEGEPAEPNISMYTADRLTHDRAKWYRWIGRTSPDGGVVGSYEGGGYYPKGLYRPTENSIMRSLGREFNLPGREAMIAGFYRHAVPLTSPTPAGTPLTRSDRLTVGLPVAGTNLSWSLDGRTLPQLRGRTTVDLRTVPLPGPRGRTHTLTATATDPTPAVLDPALRAALTASLSWPVTR; translated from the coding sequence GTGCGCAATCGCAGGTTCGGCTCGATCGTCCTGACCGGTGCCCTGGCCCTCGCCGCCCTCGGCACCGCCCCGGCGGCGGTCGCCGGTCCGGTCGCCCCCGCGGGGCCGGCCGCCGTCGAGGGCCCGGTCGTCGTCGGGGGTCCGGCCGCCGTCGAGGGCCCGTCGGTGGCCGCGGCCACGGACGGCTCCCGGCACCGGGTCGAGGTCTTCGCCGAGGACGGCTCGATCGGACGGGCCACCGTGCCCGCCGCCTCCCCGTACCTGACCGGCGACCGCCCCGGCCTCGCCCCCGCCGCCGGGGACGGCGAGGTCACCCCGATCCTGCGCAGCGGCGACAGCGCGGCCAAGGTCGACGTCGTGGTCATCGGCGACGGCTACACCGCCGCCGAGCAGGAGAAGTTCCGCGCCGACGCCACCGCCAAGTGGCAGGAGCTCAGCGCCGTCGAGCCCTACGCCGCCTACCGGAACCTGTTCAACGTCTGGGCCGTCGCCACCGTCTCCGCCGAGTCCGGCATCACCGGCGACCCGGACCGCGCCACCGTCCGCAACACCGCGCTCGGCTCCTACTTCTGGTGCGAGGACATCGAACGGCTGCTGTGCGTCGACACCAAGGCCGTCGAGACCTACGCCGTCAAGGCCCCGCAGGCCGACCTGGTGCTCGTCGTCGCCAACACCGCCAAGTACGGCGGGGCCGGCTACAACGTCGCCTCCCCGCTCGGCTACGACGGCATCGCCACCGTCGCGGGCGGCAACCCGAAGGCCGGGCAGATCGCCGTGCACGAGACCGGCCACTCGCTCGGCAAGCTCGCCGACGAGTACTTCTACGACGGCTCCGACACCTACCCGGCCGAGGAGGGCGAACCGGCCGAGCCCAACATCAGCATGTACACCGCCGACCGGCTCACCCACGACCGCGCCAAGTGGTACCGCTGGATCGGCCGGACCTCGCCCGACGGGGGCGTGGTCGGCAGCTACGAGGGTGGCGGCTACTACCCCAAGGGGCTGTACCGGCCCACCGAGAACTCGATCATGCGTTCGCTCGGCCGGGAGTTCAACCTGCCCGGACGGGAGGCGATGATCGCTGGGTTCTACCGCCACGCCGTCCCGCTCACCAGCCCCACCCCGGCCGGCACCCCGCTCACCCGGTCCGACCGCCTCACCGTCGGCCTCCCGGTGGCCGGCACCAACCTCAGCTGGTCCCTGGACGGCCGCACCCTGCCGCAGCTGCGCGGCCGGACCACCGTCGACCTGCGCACCGTCCCGCTCCCCGGCCCGCGCGGCCGGACCCACACCCTGACCGCCACCGCCACCGACCCCACCCCCGCCGTCCTCGACCCGGCCCTCCGGGCCGCCCTGACGGCCTCGCTCTCCTGGCCCGTCACCCGCTGA
- a CDS encoding GNAT family N-acetyltransferase produces MPTPPPSTRTPADPASSTAPAAPAAPPAPLTSLHDRAALAERFGRDPELHLFELGDLDEPFWSHTTWYTASADGPVALLYAVGDVPTLLGLARPAQADGLAGLLDAMRPVLPRRLLAHLTEGGVDALAPHYRAEHRTAMLRMALTEPAALAPHLGGAPDGPGPVVRLGAADLTELRALFAAGYPGNWFDERMLTTGPYVGVRDAGGRLLATAGVHVHSAARRVAVIGNVTTHPEARGRGLAAACTARLCEVLADSVDHIGLNVRADHPTALALYRRLGFTTVTGYEEAVLTAC; encoded by the coding sequence GTGCCCACGCCCCCGCCTTCCACCCGCACCCCCGCCGACCCCGCTTCCTCCACAGCACCCGCCGCACCCGCCGCACCGCCCGCGCCGCTGACCAGCCTGCACGACCGGGCGGCGCTCGCCGAGCGGTTCGGGCGGGACCCGGAGCTCCACCTCTTCGAACTCGGCGACCTGGACGAACCGTTCTGGTCCCACACCACCTGGTACACGGCATCGGCGGACGGCCCGGTGGCGCTGCTGTACGCGGTCGGGGACGTCCCCACCCTGCTCGGCCTCGCCCGGCCCGCGCAGGCCGACGGCCTGGCCGGCCTGCTGGACGCGATGCGCCCCGTACTGCCGCGCCGACTGCTCGCCCACCTCACCGAGGGCGGGGTGGACGCCCTCGCGCCCCACTACCGCGCCGAGCACCGTACGGCGATGCTGCGGATGGCGCTGACCGAACCCGCCGCCCTCGCACCGCACCTGGGTGGGGCACCGGACGGGCCAGGACCGGTGGTCCGGCTCGGTGCGGCGGACCTCACCGAGCTGCGCGCGCTGTTCGCCGCCGGCTACCCGGGCAACTGGTTCGACGAGCGGATGCTGACCACCGGCCCTTACGTCGGGGTCCGGGACGCCGGTGGCCGGCTGCTCGCGACGGCCGGTGTGCACGTCCACTCGGCCGCCCGACGGGTCGCGGTGATCGGTAACGTCACCACCCACCCGGAGGCCCGGGGACGGGGGCTCGCGGCGGCCTGCACCGCGCGGCTCTGCGAGGTCCTGGCGGACAGCGTCGACCACATCGGTCTGAACGTCCGGGCCGACCACCCCACCGCCCTCGCCCTCTACCGGCGCCTGGGCTTCACCACCGTGACCGGTTACGAGGAGGCTGTACTCACGGCCTGTTGA
- a CDS encoding helix-turn-helix transcriptional regulator: protein MAVERASLLSGDDLCVSDVSCQDPPDGWTELRPAPVFGLVMLRRGMFRGRIDGVDQVLDPACVYVERIGCEQQFAHPCGGDLYTELVLSEPRTAELLGGDPEVPQGLVFTTPRMALAHRMLVVRARGGADSFELAERAVALAGEVLTALAPARVASGRPVRDAARRRLVDAARAALAADLGLGLEELGRAVGCSPHHLSRIFRAATGEGLASYRNRLRVTLALERLTEGETRLALLAQELGFSDQAHLTRVVHRAAGMPPGRLRALLGPRPAGSGGAVATERA from the coding sequence ATGGCGGTCGAACGTGCGTCCCTGTTGAGCGGGGACGACCTGTGTGTCTCCGACGTGTCGTGCCAGGACCCGCCGGACGGCTGGACGGAGTTGCGGCCGGCCCCGGTGTTCGGGTTGGTGATGCTGCGGCGGGGAATGTTCCGGGGGCGGATCGACGGGGTCGACCAGGTACTGGACCCGGCCTGCGTGTACGTCGAACGGATCGGCTGCGAGCAGCAGTTCGCGCATCCGTGCGGCGGCGACCTCTACACCGAGCTGGTGCTCTCCGAGCCGCGGACCGCCGAACTGCTGGGCGGCGATCCGGAGGTGCCGCAGGGGCTGGTGTTCACCACTCCGCGCATGGCGCTGGCGCACCGGATGCTGGTCGTCCGGGCGCGCGGCGGCGCGGACTCGTTCGAACTCGCCGAGCGCGCGGTCGCCTTGGCCGGCGAGGTGCTGACGGCACTGGCACCGGCGAGGGTGGCGAGCGGCCGGCCGGTCCGGGACGCGGCACGCCGTCGGCTGGTGGATGCCGCGCGGGCCGCGCTCGCGGCGGACCTCGGGCTCGGGCTGGAGGAGCTGGGCAGGGCGGTCGGCTGCTCGCCGCACCACCTGAGCCGGATCTTCCGGGCCGCCACCGGCGAGGGTCTCGCCAGCTACCGCAACCGGCTGCGGGTCACGCTGGCCCTGGAGCGGCTGACCGAGGGCGAGACCCGGCTCGCTCTGCTGGCACAGGAGTTGGGATTCAGCGACCAGGCGCATCTGACCCGGGTGGTGCACCGGGCGGCCGGAATGCCGCCCGGCCGGCTCCGGGCCCTGCTGGGTCCGCGCCCGGCCGGGTCCGGCGGGGCGGTCGCCACGGAGCGCGCGTAG
- a CDS encoding MBL fold metallo-hydrolase, with translation MNDRTVPAVPVPEDPGSEAGVGSGTEAVPGLPGRRRLLGGALAVAGATVLRPLVAATPASAEPVGPAGSPGSAAAGAAGAAGAAGAVVVRRFGRYEVLALLDAHGPFPGTAQAAFPEATAEDWERARRLDPAAFGPGGTWELDFRCYAVRRPGGRVTLVDTGIGPVGSPASGWAPVPGRLPAVLARAGIAPADVETVVMTHLHEDHYGWSVTPDGVPVFPNARYVVQHAEVAALGPTRTARTYVVEPLLRAGQLHEVDGRTVLAGRSRPGGGAITLLPTPGHTPGHQSVLVDGGGDRLLVTGDVLVHAVQLATPGVRYLFEADPDTARRSREQLLGEARRTGAVLGTAHLNRPFVRPWTPDGHPFPH, from the coding sequence TTGAACGATCGGACCGTTCCCGCCGTCCCTGTCCCCGAGGATCCCGGTTCCGAGGCCGGAGTCGGCTCCGGCACCGAGGCCGTGCCCGGCCTGCCCGGCCGTCGTCGCCTGCTGGGCGGCGCCCTGGCCGTCGCGGGCGCGACGGTGCTGCGCCCGCTCGTCGCGGCGACGCCCGCCTCCGCCGAGCCCGTCGGGCCCGCCGGTTCCCCCGGTTCTGCCGCCGCCGGTGCGGCCGGTGCGGCCGGTGCGGCCGGTGCCGTCGTGGTGCGGCGCTTCGGCCGGTACGAGGTGCTGGCGCTGCTCGACGCGCACGGCCCCTTCCCCGGCACCGCGCAGGCGGCCTTCCCGGAGGCGACGGCGGAGGACTGGGAACGCGCCCGCCGCCTCGACCCGGCCGCCTTCGGCCCGGGCGGCACCTGGGAGCTGGACTTCCGTTGCTACGCCGTCCGCCGCCCCGGCGGCCGGGTCACCCTGGTGGACACCGGCATCGGCCCGGTCGGCAGCCCGGCATCCGGCTGGGCACCCGTGCCCGGTCGGCTGCCCGCCGTCCTGGCCCGGGCCGGGATCGCCCCGGCGGACGTCGAGACGGTGGTCATGACCCACCTCCACGAGGACCACTACGGCTGGTCGGTCACCCCGGACGGTGTACCGGTGTTCCCGAACGCCCGCTACGTGGTGCAGCACGCGGAGGTCGCGGCGCTCGGACCGACCCGGACGGCGCGCACCTACGTCGTCGAACCACTGCTGCGCGCCGGACAGTTGCACGAGGTCGACGGCCGCACGGTGCTCGCCGGCCGGTCCCGGCCCGGAGGGGGCGCGATCACCCTGCTGCCGACACCCGGGCACACGCCCGGGCACCAGTCGGTCCTGGTCGACGGCGGCGGTGACCGGCTGCTGGTCACCGGGGACGTGCTGGTCCACGCCGTCCAACTGGCCACCCCCGGCGTGCGCTACCTCTTCGAGGCCGATCCCGACACGGCTCGCCGCAGCCGGGAGCAACTCCTCGGCGAGGCCCGCCGCACCGGCGCGGTGCTCGGCACCGCCCACCTCAACCGCCCCTTCGTCCGCCCCTGGACGCCGGACGGCCACCCGTTCCCGCACTGA
- a CDS encoding transglycosylase family protein codes for MPPVAHLRRLLPTAVCTLAAVLAAPAAAHAAPPGSGGGAGIDRGTVIDWERVAACESSGDWHINTGNGYFGGLQFDEPTWEETGGLRYAPRADLASRDEQIAVANALAEQRGLTPWPVCGARADRDRERPPVESDTEAGAAPGTSTSTSAGTVTGTPAAPPPADGPSTWTVRDDDTLDSIAEQLRIPGGWQALYERNRAALGEDPDLIQPGQELTLPG; via the coding sequence ATGCCCCCCGTCGCGCACCTGCGCCGCCTGCTCCCCACCGCCGTGTGCACCCTGGCCGCCGTCCTCGCCGCCCCCGCCGCGGCGCACGCCGCGCCACCGGGCTCGGGAGGCGGAGCGGGCATCGATCGGGGGACCGTGATCGACTGGGAGCGGGTCGCCGCCTGCGAAAGCAGTGGGGACTGGCACATCAACACCGGCAACGGCTACTTCGGCGGCCTCCAGTTCGACGAGCCGACCTGGGAGGAGACCGGCGGCCTCCGCTACGCCCCCCGCGCCGACCTGGCCAGCCGCGACGAGCAGATCGCCGTCGCGAACGCCCTCGCCGAACAGCGCGGGCTCACCCCGTGGCCGGTCTGCGGCGCCCGCGCCGACCGGGACCGTGAGCGCCCCCCGGTCGAGTCGGACACCGAAGCGGGGGCCGCGCCCGGCACCAGCACCAGCACCAGCGCCGGTACCGTCACCGGTACCCCCGCGGCCCCTCCCCCGGCGGACGGCCCCAGCACCTGGACGGTGCGCGACGACGACACCCTCGACAGCATCGCCGAGCAGCTCCGGATCCCCGGCGGCTGGCAGGCGCTGTACGAGCGGAACCGCGCGGCCCTCGGCGAGGACCCCGACCTCATCCAGCCGGGCCAGGAGCTGACCCTCCCCGGCTGA
- a CDS encoding DUF5997 family protein has translation MTSLKQKTTQTMKPATAAKKLGVYLGATPADFQSGVISREELTALQTEPPQWLQDLRRNGPHPRSVVATRLGVSASGLARGGITEALTTAQIEELREENPEWLRRERTIQEEVRKESVRVKEKHEKEEKQRQQAAAAAEREKRR, from the coding sequence ATGACATCGCTCAAGCAGAAGACCACGCAGACCATGAAGCCGGCGACGGCGGCGAAGAAGCTCGGGGTCTACCTCGGCGCCACCCCTGCCGACTTCCAGTCGGGCGTGATCTCCCGCGAGGAGCTCACCGCCCTGCAGACCGAGCCGCCGCAGTGGCTCCAGGACCTTCGCCGCAACGGCCCGCACCCGCGTTCCGTGGTGGCCACCCGGCTCGGTGTCTCGGCGTCCGGCCTGGCCCGCGGCGGCATCACCGAGGCGCTCACCACCGCGCAGATCGAGGAGCTCCGCGAGGAGAACCCGGAGTGGCTCCGGCGCGAGCGGACGATCCAGGAAGAGGTCCGCAAGGAGTCCGTGCGCGTCAAGGAGAAGCACGAGAAGGAGGAGAAGCAGCGCCAGCAGGCCGCTGCGGCGGCCGAGCGCGAGAAGCGCCGCTGA
- a CDS encoding LysR family substrate-binding domain-containing protein, whose product MQVTPSFRLAYVPGVTPGKWARVWSERLPDVPLALVAVEAADGEPTLRAGDADAGLLRLPVDRTGLSAIPLYTETTVVVFPKDHWLAAAEEVTVADLADDVVFHPLDDTLEWEQLPGRPAIERPATTADAVELVAAGVGVLLVPQSLARLHHRRDLTYRTMADAPQSRIALSWPEEQTTDLVEEFIGIVRGRTVNSSRGRGQAATASAEAPAAKSAPGRAGGAKGGTGKGGAVKGGAAKGVAPKGSGKPAAGGRATAGGRARGGSGSSSGGAAAARRGRPKRRG is encoded by the coding sequence ATGCAGGTGACACCCTCGTTCCGGCTGGCCTACGTCCCGGGCGTGACCCCCGGCAAGTGGGCGCGCGTCTGGTCGGAGCGGCTCCCGGACGTTCCGCTCGCCCTGGTCGCGGTCGAAGCCGCCGACGGTGAGCCGACGCTGCGCGCGGGCGACGCGGACGCGGGGCTGTTGCGGCTGCCGGTCGACCGGACCGGTCTGAGCGCGATCCCGCTGTACACCGAGACGACGGTGGTGGTGTTCCCGAAGGACCACTGGCTGGCGGCGGCCGAGGAGGTCACCGTCGCCGATCTCGCCGACGACGTGGTCTTCCACCCGCTCGACGACACCCTCGAATGGGAGCAGCTGCCCGGGCGGCCCGCCATCGAGCGACCGGCGACCACGGCCGACGCCGTCGAACTGGTCGCGGCCGGGGTCGGGGTGCTGCTCGTGCCGCAGTCGCTGGCGCGGCTGCACCACCGGCGCGACCTCACCTACCGGACGATGGCGGATGCCCCGCAGTCCCGGATCGCGCTGTCCTGGCCGGAGGAGCAGACCACGGACCTGGTGGAGGAGTTCATCGGCATCGTCCGGGGTCGTACGGTCAACAGCTCGCGCGGCCGGGGCCAGGCGGCCACGGCCTCGGCCGAGGCCCCGGCGGCGAAGTCCGCCCCGGGCCGCGCGGGCGGTGCCAAGGGTGGCACCGGCAAGGGCGGTGCGGTCAAGGGTGGTGCAGCCAAGGGTGTTGCTCCCAAGGGCTCGGGCAAGCCGGCGGCCGGAGGCCGTGCCACCGCCGGCGGGCGGGCGAGGGGCGGCTCCGGATCGTCGTCCGGTGGCGCGGCGGCCGCTCGGCGCGGCCGCCCGAAGCGGCGCGGCTGA
- a CDS encoding DUF1648 domain-containing protein: MTEVSQEKGRDARRDAVARAIGLLASGALVLGVLALLLGLPWMAHGRLPEPVATHWNGTRPDGSMSLTAAAGFPAAVWMASVAAAAVATWRGGEHARGWSAAGLGFGGALLTGAQAAIVSANLDRPTWQEARPLGAEVLLVLVAAVAAGALAWWLARPQGPGPLSATVPDGPRLDLPDGQRAVWLSRAVNPWLGLLAAVTGLGAAGAALAGFAGLGGVAWATAAPLAVAALAGLGCSSVQARVTERGLDVAFGPLGRPSRHWDPEEIAAARAETRTPAQVGGWGYRLNGLGTTVMLRRGECLVIRPRQGAEFAVSVDDAERGAALLNTLAARRGA, from the coding sequence GTGACCGAGGTTTCGCAGGAGAAGGGACGCGACGCCCGCAGGGACGCGGTGGCGCGGGCGATCGGATTGCTCGCGTCGGGGGCGCTCGTCCTCGGGGTGCTGGCACTGCTGCTCGGACTGCCGTGGATGGCGCACGGCCGGTTGCCGGAACCCGTGGCCACCCACTGGAACGGGACGCGTCCGGACGGTTCGATGTCGCTGACGGCCGCGGCGGGCTTCCCCGCCGCGGTGTGGATGGCCTCGGTCGCGGCGGCCGCCGTCGCGACGTGGCGCGGCGGGGAGCACGCGAGGGGCTGGTCGGCGGCCGGCCTCGGCTTCGGGGGCGCGCTGCTGACGGGCGCGCAGGCCGCGATCGTCTCGGCCAACCTGGACCGCCCGACCTGGCAGGAGGCCCGTCCGCTGGGCGCCGAGGTGCTGCTGGTCCTGGTGGCAGCGGTCGCGGCCGGCGCACTGGCATGGTGGCTCGCCCGGCCGCAGGGGCCGGGGCCGCTCTCCGCGACCGTCCCCGACGGCCCGCGCCTGGACCTGCCGGACGGCCAGCGCGCCGTCTGGCTGTCCCGGGCGGTCAATCCCTGGCTGGGACTGCTGGCCGCGGTGACCGGGCTGGGCGCGGCCGGCGCGGCCCTGGCCGGGTTCGCCGGACTGGGCGGGGTGGCCTGGGCGACGGCCGCGCCGCTGGCGGTCGCCGCGCTGGCGGGGCTCGGCTGTTCGTCGGTGCAGGCCCGGGTGACCGAGCGCGGCCTGGATGTGGCGTTCGGCCCGCTCGGCCGGCCGTCCCGGCACTGGGATCCGGAGGAGATCGCCGCCGCCCGGGCCGAGACCCGCACCCCGGCCCAGGTGGGCGGCTGGGGCTACCGGCTGAACGGCCTGGGCACCACGGTCATGCTGCGCCGCGGCGAGTGCCTGGTGATCCGGCCCCGACAGGGCGCGGAGTTCGCGGTGAGCGTGGACGACGCCGAGCGGGGCGCCGCCCTGCTGAACACCCTGGCCGCGCGCCGGGGCGCGTGA
- a CDS encoding GntR family transcriptional regulator: MLLKLETGDSRPLHEQVAGAIRRAVGEGECAPGERLPPARDLARALGVNANTALRALRALRDEGVLEFRRGRGITVALGADRRAELLDAARRLVADAAHAGFSREELIEMIRGLE, translated from the coding sequence ATGTTGCTGAAGCTGGAGACCGGGGACTCCCGGCCGTTGCACGAGCAGGTTGCGGGAGCGATCCGGCGGGCCGTCGGTGAGGGCGAGTGCGCACCCGGGGAGCGGTTGCCGCCGGCGCGCGATCTGGCGCGGGCGCTCGGGGTGAACGCGAACACGGCCCTGCGGGCGCTGCGCGCACTGCGGGACGAAGGAGTGCTGGAGTTCCGCCGGGGGCGCGGCATCACCGTCGCCCTCGGCGCCGACCGCCGTGCCGAACTGCTGGACGCGGCGCGTCGGCTGGTCGCGGACGCGGCGCACGCAGGCTTCAGCCGGGAGGAGCTCATCGAGATGATCAGGGGGCTGGAGTGA
- a CDS encoding N-acetyltransferase, whose translation MCAPPPRPHHQAAAPGCWTGGNNISATASPSDRAAAVGAASQPRGRHRNRLAEMGCGHYRSRTSHREAAMAGIELHLSVRDLTDADLPSCSWAGSPKHVRELVHQIRRAEAGEVDYLAVCTPVGIPVAVGGIDYTVRPGAGTLWQLGVHPALQSCGIGTLLVRSAEQRIRTRGLTRAELGVEESNPRARALYERLGYRAFGRELDSWDVEAEDGSLRRYETMCTLMSKNLT comes from the coding sequence CTGTGCGCTCCACCGCCACGACCACACCACCAAGCGGCCGCGCCCGGATGTTGGACGGGAGGTAACAACATCTCCGCTACCGCAAGCCCTTCCGACCGGGCCGCAGCGGTCGGGGCCGCTTCGCAACCCCGTGGACGGCACCGCAACCGACTTGCTGAAATGGGATGCGGCCACTACCGCAGTCGTACGAGTCACCGGGAGGCGGCGATGGCCGGGATCGAGTTGCACCTGTCAGTACGCGACCTCACCGACGCGGACCTTCCGTCCTGCAGTTGGGCCGGCTCCCCCAAGCACGTGCGCGAGCTGGTCCACCAGATCCGCCGTGCCGAAGCGGGCGAGGTCGACTACCTGGCTGTCTGCACGCCGGTCGGGATCCCGGTGGCGGTCGGCGGCATCGACTACACGGTCAGGCCCGGCGCCGGCACGCTCTGGCAGCTCGGCGTCCATCCGGCGCTCCAGTCCTGCGGGATCGGCACGCTGCTGGTCCGCTCCGCCGAGCAGCGGATCAGGACCAGGGGCCTGACCCGCGCCGAGCTCGGCGTCGAGGAGAGCAACCCGCGCGCCCGCGCGCTCTACGAACGGCTGGGCTACCGCGCCTTCGGCCGCGAGCTCGACTCGTGGGACGTGGAGGCCGAGGACGGCTCACTCCGACGGTACGAAACGATGTGCACGCTGATGAGCAAGAACCTTACCTAG